The genomic stretch TCCGTCTGCGTTCAGAGAAACAGgattttgtacattctttgtaaaacacacacacacaccagtatcAGAGAAATATCGGACTATGACCAATTTCTTTTCCTAACTGGAACTACATACTTGACTCTGAATATTTGGCTAGCCCGTTGGGTCAAAAGTGTTAATAGTACTTATGCGGCTCCTATTACAGTAGTATCTGATCACTTAatctttatcctcacaacacccttctGAGATAGAGCAgcgttattatccccattttagggATGGGAAACTAACATACaaagagtgacttgcccaaggtgtgtCAGGCACTctggtggagcagggagttgaatcTGGGTCTCCAAGATCTAAACTAGGGCCCTAGcccctggaccatccttcccctccaAGCCAAGTTCCATACACAGCTCCCCCTATGACTAAGTGGAGCATACAAAATTTCAGGGAGATCAGCTAAGTAGGCGGGTAGCTGTGAAAATCAGGCTTATAATGGGAAGCTAGCTTCAGCTTTAACTCGCTGCCACCCCACAATACACATCAAGGTTAGTAGGATCAAAATTGGACCAATCTATTATTTTATGTATGGGTTTGCAAAATCTATGTGTTTCTTTATTAGTCTGATAGTTTTGTTAACGATTTCCATACTCTTTGCCTTGAAATAAGAGTGTCAGGCACACTGTATAGCACACAGAGAATACATTTCATGTTTGAGAGTTCAAGAGGTTATCATAaactcaaccccccccccccccaaaacataactttattgtccttttaaaatgaaaacttcacacttttttcctctctctcgtATGCAGATGTCAGAGCTTGATGTCCAGCGTCTGTAACCAGACGATGGCCTCCATATCAAGGGAGGCTAAGCATTGTAAACTGCTCTCCAGATGTTGTGCTGGGCACTCTTCCACCACATGAGTTATGGTCTGTGATGCTGCCCCAccatcacagcatggggaataAACCAGGTCAAGCCGGTGCATGGTCCCGGCAACTCTGGAGAACACAGAAGCCAGCTGTTGAGCCTGGTCCAAGATGTACGATCAAGGAGACAAGTGCAGTGATGGACTCCTGAATTTGCTTACTGTGTTAGACTCTTTCCCACGGATGCTTCCTCTCTGTAAGGACATAATTTTCAGCTCCCTTGTGGTGCTGATCATCCATGCATGCTAAAGGGCCAGTAGCACTCTTGTCTGAGACTGTGTGAGCAAAGTCATAGCAAAGAGATCAGACATGGGGTCACGACCTGAACCACAAGGGTGTGATTCTTCCCCCGACTATGAGCAGACCTTTGAGTGGGTGCAGCATGTTGTTGCCCATCTGAGAATGGGGCATCAGACAACTGAAGATATAACAGGTTGGTTCCATCTGTTTCAGTTCTCCAAGCAGACTTAAGAGTAATGGCAATTCATCGCACATACAGACTGGAGATTGGTGTATAGTTCAGACAGCCACAGCTTCAACATAAATGTGTTTAGTCACTCAGCCCATGCCTTGTGTGGTTGGAATGCACCATCACAGTGTTCCAGGTGGGCCTTTCCGATGAAATACAATGGCTGTGTCCCTATTCCAGATAGTAAATAAAAAGGAACTACACTAAAGGAAAAACTTATGTCTTTCTATCTTAATATCatccattttgttctgtgttaatCACTCAGTGCCTCAGTTAATTATGACTCATATTTAACACCAGGTTGTTAAACTCATGCTGTTTTATGCCCTTTTGGGCCAAAATCTAGCCTCCGTTAGTCATTCCGTCACACTGTGCAAAAATGCGTGAATTCAATACCAGCTACCTTACCCTTAGATAAAGAAATAAGTGTTTATTATGCCAGTAATATGGAAGATTACAAGCTTGTTTCTGCTCTCACACTCTACAATTGGTATAAATCACAAGCAAGTCCAAAAACATTAATGGAGTAACTCTAGTGTTaaaccagtgtgagatcagaatgaaCTACTAGCTACTACCATTTCCTAAGCAGGTCCCAATTCCACAATACTTTGCTGCCCGTTTCATTGTCACCATGAGCCAAAGGCATCCCAGGTGTAACTACTTCAGTAGAGTTTAGTACACTCTGTATTACCAAGAtaaacacacttacaaagtaataTCTAGCAATTTGCAAAACCACCAATTATGGACCACTGTGCTCAGGTTCAAAAGAAGGTTTTGTAAAGGTTTCAATATTAGCGTTCATTTGAATCAGAGAGTAGTATGTTCACAgaatttgggggggagaggggggaaagaggGTGGAGAAACCAAGCCTCCACTAGAACTGCAATTACAGGCACTGATTCAGAAAGATACTTACTCACATtagtaactttaagcacaagagaAGGCCCACTGATGTCAACTTTCTGAACCAGGTCCACAATACATAACTCATAATGAAATAAAAGTTTTTGCCTTCTCTATTGTACCATTAATTCTactccaaacaaacaaactgattcagttggagaacacttcaatctctctggttacgtgattacagacatgaaagttgcgatattacaacagaaaaacttcaaatccagactccagcgagagactgctgaattggaattgatttgcaaattggatacaattaacttaggcttgaatagagactgggagtggctaagtcattatgcaaggtaacctatttccccttaaaaagaaaaggagtacttgtggcaccttagagactaagggtatgtctacactacgaaattaggtcgaatttatagaagtcggtttttttgaaatcggttttatatattcgagtgtgtgtgtccccacagaaaatgctctaagtgcattaagtgcattaactcggcggagtgcttccacagtactgaggcaagcgtcgacttccggagcgttgcactgtgggtagctatcccacagttcccgcagtctccgctgcccattggaattctgggttgatatcccaatgcctgatggggctaaaacattgtcgcgggtggttctgggtacatatcgtcaggcccccgttcccaccctccctccccccgtgaaagcaagggcagacaattattttgcgccttttttcctgagttacctgtgcagacgccataccacggcaagcatggagcccgctcaggtaaccgtcaccctatgtctcctggatgctggcagacacggtacggcattgctacacagtagcagcaaccccttgccttgtggcagcagacggtacagtacgactggtagccgtcatcgtcatgtctgaggtgctcctggtcgcctctgtgaggtcgatcaggagcgcctgggcagacatgggcgcagggactaaatttggagtgacttgagcaggtcattctctttagtcctgcagtcagtcctattgaaccgtcttatggtgagcgggcaggcgatacggactgctagcagtcgtactgtaccatcttctgccgagcagccatgagatgtggatggcatgcagtccttctgcaccgtctgctgccagccaaagatgtaaaagatagatggagtggatcaaaacaagaaatagaccagatttgcttcccccctcccctgtctaggggactcattcttctagatcacactgcagtcacttacagagaaggtgcagcgaggtgaatctagccatgtatcaatcagaggccaggctaacctccttgttccaataacaacgataacttaggtgcaccatttcttattggaaccctccgtgaagtcctgcctgaaatactccttgatgtaaagccaccccctttgttgattttagctccctgaagccaaccctgtaagcgcccctcccagcgtcagagcaatggcaaacaatcgggcatctgagagtgctgtccagagcactcacaatggagcactctgatggggctaaaacattgtcgcgggtggttctgggtacgtgtcgtcaggcccccgttccctccctccctccgtgaaagcaagggcagacaatcgtttcgcgccttttttcatgagttacctgtgcagacaccataccacggcaagcatggagccagctcaggtaactgtcaccctatgtctcctgggtgctggcagacgcggtacggctttgctgcacagtagcagcaacccattgccttctggcagcagacggtgcaatacgactggtagtcgtccttgtcgtgtccgaggtgctcctggccacgtcggctgggagcgcctgggcagacatgggcgcagggactaaatttggagtgacttgaccaggtcattctctttagtcctgcagtcctattgaaccgtcttatggtgagcgggcaggcgatacggactgctagcagtcgtactgtaccatcttctgccaggcaggcaagagatgaggattgctagcagtcgtattgtaccatcttctgccaagcagccatgagatgtggatggcatgcagtccttctgcaccgtctgctgccagccaaagatgtaaaggatagatggagtgggtcagaacaagaaatagaccagatttgttttgtactcattttcctcctcccctgtctagatcacactgcagtcactcacagagaaggcgcagcaaggtaaatctagccatgtatcaatcagaggccaggctaacctccttgttccaataacaacgataactttggtgcaccatttcttattggaaccctccgtgcagtcctgcctgaaatactccttgatgtacaggcacaccctttgttgattttagctccctgaagccaaccctgtaagccgtgtcgtcagtcgcccctccctccgtcagagcaacggcagacaatcgttccgcgccttttttctgtgcggacgccataccaaggcaagcatggaggctgctgagctcattttggcaattaggagcacatcaaccaccacacgcattatccagcagtatatgcagcaccagaacatggcaacgcgataccaggcgaggaggcgacgtcagcgcggtcccgtgagtgatcaggacatggacacagatttctctgaaagcatgggccctgccaatgcatgcatcatggtgctaatggggcaggttcatgctgtggaacgccgattctgggctcgggaaacaagcacagactggtgggaccgcatagtgttgaaggtctgggacgattcccagtggctgcgaaactttcgcatgcataagggcactttcatggaactttgtgacttgctttcccctgccctgaagcgcatgaataccaggatgagagcagccctcacagttgagaaacgagtggcgatagccctgtggaagcttgcaacgccagacagctaccggtcagttgggaatcaatttggagtgggcaaatctactgtgggggctgctgttatgcaagtagctcacgcaatcaaagatctgctgatatcaagggtagtgaccctgggaaatgtgcaggtcatagtggatggctttgctgcaatgggattccctaactgtggtggggctatagacggaacccatatccctatcttggcaccggagcaccaagccgccgagtacataaactgcaaggggtacttttcgatagtgctgcaagctctggtggatcacaagggacgtttcaccaacatcaacgtgggatggccgggaaaggtgcatgatgctcgcatcttcaggaactctggtctgtttcaaaagctgcaggaagggactttattcccagaccagaaaataactgttggggatgttgaaatgcctatatgtatccttggggacccagcctaccccttaatgccatggcttatgaagccgtacacaggcagcctggacagtagtcaggagctgttcaactacaggctgagcaagtgcagaatggtggtagaatgtgcatttggacgtttaaaggcgcgctggtgcagtttactgactcgcttagacctcagcgaaaccaatattcccactgttattactgcttgctgtgtgctccacaatatctgtgagagtaagggggagacgtttatggcgggatgggaggctgaggcaaatcgcctagctgctggttacgcgcagccagacaccagggcggttagaagagcacaggagggcgcggtacgcatcagagaagctttgaaaaccagtttcatgactggccaggctacgctgtgaaagttctgtttgtttctccttgatgaaaccccccgccccttggttcactctacttccctgtaagctaaccaccctcctctcctccctttaatcaccgcttgcagaggcaataaagtcattgctgcttcacagtcatgcattcgttattcattcatcacacaaatagggagatgactaccaagatatcccaggaggggtggtggaggagggaaggaaaatgccacacagcactttaagcacagcactttaaaagtttacaactttaaaatttattgaatgacagccttcttttttttgggcaatcctctgtggtggagtggctggttggccggaggcccccccaccgcgttcttgggcgtctgggtgtggaggctatggaacttggggaggagggcggttggttacagaggggcagcagtggcagtctgtgctccagctgcctttgctgcagctcaaccatacactggagcattctggtttggtcctgcagcagcctcagcattgaatcctgcctcctctcatcacgctgccgccacatttgagcttcagccctgtcttcagcccgccacttactctcttcagcccgccacttactctcttcagccctccacctctcctcccggtcattttgtgctttcctgcactctgacattatttgcctccacgcattcgtctgtgctctgtcagtgtgggaggacagcatgagctcggagaacatttcatcgcgagtgcgtttttttttctttctaagcttcactagcctctgggaaggagaagatcctgtgatcattgaaacacatgcagctggtggagaaaaaaaaagggacagcggtatttaaaaagacacattttataaaacagtcgctacactctttcagggtaaaccttgctgttaacattacatacatagcacatgtgctttcgttacaaggtcgcattttgcctcctcccaccgcgtgactaccccctcaaccttcccccctccctgtggctaacagcgggaaacatttctgttcagccacaggcaaacagcacagcaggaacgggcacctctgagtgtccctgaagaaaagcactctatttcaaccaggtgaccatgaattatatctcactctcctgaggataacacagagagagaaagaacggattttggttgaatgccagcaaacatacactgcaatgctttgttctacagtgattcccgagtacgtgttactggcctggagtggtaaagtgtcctaccatgaaggacgaaataaggctgccctccccagaaaccttttgcaaaggctttaggactacatctaggagaaccgcaaatgccagggcaaagtaatcctttcacatgcttgcttttaaaccatgtatagcattttaaaaggtacactcaccagaggtcccttctccgcctgctgggtccaggaggcagccttgggtgggttcggggggtactggctccaggtctagggtgagaaacagttcctggctgtcgggaaaaccggtttctccgcttgcttgctgtgagctatctacaacctcctcctcctcctcatcttcttcgtccccaaaacctgcttccgtattgcctccatctccattgaaggagtcaaacaacacgtctggggtagtggtggctgaaccccctaaaatggcatgcagctcatcatagaagcggcatgtttggggctctgacccagagcggctgttcgcctctctggttttctggtaggcttgcctcagctccttcagtttcacgcggcactgcttcgggtccctgttatggcctctgtccttcatgccctgggagattttcacaaaggttttggcatttcgaaaactggaacggagttctgatagcacggattcctctccccaaacagcgatcagatcctgtacctcccgttcggtccatgctggagctcttttgcgattctgggactccatcatggtcacctgtgctgatgagctctgcatggtcaactgcagcttgccacgctggccaaacaggaaatgagattcaaaagtttgcggttcttttcctgtctacctggccagtgcatctgagttgagagtgctgtccagagcggtcagaatggagcactctgggatagctcccggaggccaataccatcgaattgtgtccacagtaccccaaattcgagccgggaacgtcgatttaagcgctaatccacttgtcaggggtggagtaaggaaattgattttaagagccctttaagtcgaaataaagggctttactgtgtggacgggtgcaggtttaaatggatttaacgttgctaaattcgacctaaagtcctagtgtagaccagggcttaccaatttattagagcataagctttcgtgagctacagctcacttcatcagatgcatatcatggaaactgcagcagactttatatatacacagagaatatgaaccaatacctcctcccaccccactgtcctgctggtaatagcttatctaaagtgatcatcaggtgggccatttccagcacaaatccaggttttctcaccctccacccccccacacaaattcactctcctgctggtgatagcccatccaaagtgacaactctttacacaatgtgcatgacaatcaagttgggctatttcctgcacaaatccaggttttctcacatccccccacccccatacacacacaaactcactctcctgctggtaatagctcatccaaactgaccactcttcaagtttaaatccaagttaaaccagaacatctggggaggggggtaggaaaaaacaagaggaaacaggctaccttgcataatgacttagccactccaagtctctatttaagcctaaattaatagtatcaaatttgcaaatgaattccaattcagcagtttctcgctggagtctggatttgaagtttttttgttttaagaaggcgaccttcatgtctgtgattgcgtgaccagagagattgaagtgttctccgactggtttatgaatgttataattcttgacatctgatttgtgtccatttattcttttacgtagagactgtccagtttgaccaatgtacatggcagaggggcattgctggcacatgatggcatatatcacgctggtggatgtgcaggtgaacgagcctctgatagcgtggctgatgttattaggccctgtgatggtgttccctgaatagatatgtgggcacaattggcaacgggctttgttgcaaggataagttcctgggttagtggttctgttgtgtggtatgtggttgttggtgagtatttgcttcaggttgcggggctgtctgtaggcaaggactggcctgtctcccaagatttgtgagagtgttgggtcatcctttaggataggttgtagatccttaataatgcgttggaggggttttagttgggggctgaaggtgacggctagtggcgttctgttattttctttgttaggcctgtcctgtagtaggtgacttctgggaactcttctggctctatcaatcaagccagaagagttcccagaagttacctactacaggacaggcctaacaaagaaaataacagaacgccactagccgtcaccttcagcccccaactaaaacccctccaacgcattattaaggatctacaacctatcctaaaggatgacccaacactctcacaaatcttgggagacaggccagtccttgcctacagacagccccacaacctgaagcaaatactcaccaacaaccacattccacacaacagaaccactaacccaggaacttatccttgcaacaaagcccgttgccaattgtgcccacatatctattcaggggacaccatcacagggcctaataacatcagccacgctatcagaggcttgttcacctgcacatccaccaatgtgatatatgccatcatgtgccagcaatgcccctctgccatgtacattggtcaaactggacagtctctatgtaaaagaataaatggacacaaatcagatgtcaagaattataacattcataaaccagtcggagaacacttcaatctctctggtcacgcaatcacagacatgaaggtcgctatcttaaaacaaaaaaacttcaaatccagactccagcgagaaactgctgaattggaattcatttgc from Lepidochelys kempii isolate rLepKem1 chromosome 3, rLepKem1.hap2, whole genome shotgun sequence encodes the following:
- the LOC140908819 gene encoding uncharacterized protein, with amino-acid sequence MQSSSAQVTMMESQNRKRAPAWTEREVQDLIAVWGEESVLSELRSSFRNAKTFVKISQGMKDRGHNRDPKQCRVKLKELRQAYQKTREANSRSGSEPQTCRFYDELHAILGGSATTTPDVLFDSFNGDGGNTEAGFGDEEDEEEEEVVDSSQQASGETGFPDSQELFLTLDLEPVPPEPTQGCLLDPAGGEGTSAACVSMITGSSPSQRLVKLRKKKKRTRDEMFSELMLSSHTDRAQTNAWRQIMSECRKAQNDREERWRAEESKWRAEESKWRAEDRAEAQMWRQRDERRQDSMLRLLQDQTRMLQCMVELQQRQLEHRLPLLPLCNQPPSSPSSIASTPRRPRTRWGGLRPTSHSTTEDCPKKRRLSFNKF